The following proteins come from a genomic window of Paenibacillus swuensis:
- a CDS encoding YlzJ-like family protein, translating into MTYYTPMPLELVFAGFHEEMSHYEEITFSGRLLQVERLDAMRVRVVRLVNASQLDDYLNPRFSPGQVIHCLPLTLE; encoded by the coding sequence TTGACCTATTACACGCCCATGCCTTTGGAGTTGGTTTTTGCGGGATTTCATGAGGAAATGTCGCATTATGAAGAAATTACATTTAGCGGCAGGCTGCTTCAAGTGGAGAGGCTTGACGCGATGCGCGTGCGTGTAGTTCGATTAGTCAATGCCTCGCAGCTGGATGACTATCTGAATCCCCGGTTTTCACCGGGGCAGGTCATACATTGTCTACCCTTAACACTGGAGTAA
- a CDS encoding FtsK/SpoIIIE family DNA translocase, whose translation MAKKKKKKSNITSTLKFEVYGILIITLSVISLSGEATVGRALMKLFRLVLGGSYFVLPLIFIYIGLFVMWNRSWPKGWSLRRTGLFVILLAFTIHTHVAMIDLKFNPAGVLTAGSILETTQRELFNGLVSVPAGTGASPVGKDYGGGYTGGLGYALLFFLFGYTGTKLMIYTMFIIGFMLITGVSYVELAQAARNKGKNAVGRMDKKIIHVLKQWQANRSLNVASRNTDRSENMPSIHEDDEFDEENYTPLKPKKRPLFFQLLQKEPKTGQADDAEDDDDGDELIRRPLPGNISAKSKRAVSSRTFEDDDLEEESETHIPVPAVTLQTAEAQPFVPIIRNFEDQLPIAELDDEETAFISNASSAVTLQAHVNSSDNGQSDGDEISDEMNGMFVPEPPVKKPYKLPPFHLLAKGSAFGKGTDQMDYMSTARKLEATLESFGVRAKVLEVVKGPTVTRYEIQPDTGVKVSRIVSLTDDIALALAAKDIRMEAPIPGKAAIGIEVPNSEVSIVTMREVMESAAFQDASSKMSITLGRDISGQPIVGNLARMPHLLVAGATGSGKSVCINGIITSILYKAKPDEVKFLMVDPKMVELNVYNGIPHLLAPVVTDPRRASLALKKIVLEMEKRYELFSKSGTRNIEGYNTMLSNKGNIDLLPYIVVIVDELADLMMVAASDVEDAICRLAQMARAAGIHLIIATQRPSVDVITGVIKANIPSRIAFGVSSNVDSRTILDMAGAEKLLGRGDMLYLPMGASKPIRVQGAFLSDPEVEAVVNFCRDQEQAEYKEDLVPEVEDVPENGDQPLDELFDQAVQIILEAKQASVSLLQRRMRIGYTRAARLIDSMEAKGVVGPYEGSKPREVLISLEQYQHNRIS comes from the coding sequence TTGGCTAAGAAGAAAAAGAAGAAATCGAATATAACCTCAACCTTGAAATTTGAAGTTTATGGAATTCTAATTATAACTTTATCCGTCATTTCTCTTTCAGGAGAAGCAACGGTTGGCAGAGCCTTAATGAAGTTGTTCCGGTTGGTGCTGGGCGGCTCTTATTTCGTCCTGCCCCTGATCTTTATCTACATCGGACTGTTTGTGATGTGGAACAGGTCATGGCCTAAAGGCTGGTCCCTTCGGAGGACCGGTCTGTTTGTTATTCTTTTGGCATTCACCATACATACTCACGTCGCCATGATTGATTTGAAGTTTAACCCGGCAGGGGTTTTAACAGCAGGCTCTATACTAGAGACTACACAGCGTGAATTATTCAACGGTTTAGTATCTGTACCAGCGGGGACAGGAGCGTCACCCGTCGGTAAAGATTATGGCGGAGGATATACCGGCGGTTTAGGGTATGCTTTATTGTTCTTTCTGTTCGGATACACAGGCACCAAGCTGATGATTTACACCATGTTCATCATCGGGTTTATGCTGATTACCGGCGTTTCCTATGTAGAGCTTGCGCAAGCGGCCCGCAATAAAGGCAAGAACGCAGTCGGCAGAATGGATAAGAAAATCATTCATGTGCTTAAACAATGGCAAGCTAACCGATCCTTGAATGTGGCATCCCGCAACACGGATCGTTCTGAGAACATGCCTTCCATTCACGAGGACGATGAATTCGATGAAGAGAATTACACACCGTTGAAACCCAAGAAAAGACCCTTGTTCTTTCAGCTTCTGCAGAAGGAGCCAAAGACGGGACAAGCTGACGATGCTGAAGATGATGATGACGGAGATGAATTGATCCGGCGTCCGCTTCCAGGCAATATTTCCGCTAAGTCCAAACGGGCGGTTAGTTCTCGGACTTTCGAAGATGATGATCTGGAAGAGGAATCGGAGACCCATATACCCGTTCCTGCAGTGACTTTACAAACAGCGGAAGCCCAGCCTTTTGTTCCAATTATCCGCAACTTTGAAGATCAGTTACCGATTGCTGAATTGGATGACGAAGAAACTGCATTTATCAGCAATGCATCTTCCGCGGTTACACTTCAAGCGCATGTCAACAGTTCCGATAATGGTCAGTCGGATGGGGACGAGATTAGTGATGAAATGAACGGAATGTTTGTCCCTGAACCACCGGTGAAGAAGCCATATAAATTACCTCCGTTTCATTTGTTGGCTAAGGGTTCAGCGTTCGGCAAAGGTACGGATCAGATGGATTATATGAGCACTGCAAGGAAGTTGGAAGCTACTCTTGAAAGCTTTGGCGTTCGAGCCAAAGTGCTTGAAGTGGTGAAAGGTCCTACAGTGACCCGCTATGAGATTCAGCCTGACACAGGCGTTAAGGTCAGCAGGATAGTCTCGCTTACAGATGATATCGCCTTGGCTCTGGCGGCTAAAGATATTCGAATGGAAGCGCCGATTCCGGGGAAGGCGGCCATCGGGATCGAGGTGCCGAATTCAGAGGTGTCCATTGTAACGATGCGCGAGGTGATGGAGAGCGCGGCCTTCCAAGACGCAAGCTCCAAGATGTCCATTACGCTAGGTCGGGACATTTCCGGACAACCCATTGTAGGTAACCTGGCACGCATGCCCCATCTGTTGGTGGCCGGCGCTACAGGATCAGGTAAATCGGTTTGTATCAACGGGATTATAACCAGCATTCTGTATAAGGCCAAACCAGATGAAGTGAAATTTCTTATGGTTGATCCGAAGATGGTTGAATTAAATGTATATAACGGTATTCCTCATTTGCTCGCACCAGTCGTAACCGATCCGCGCAGAGCTTCGCTGGCTTTGAAGAAAATTGTGTTGGAGATGGAGAAACGGTACGAATTGTTCTCAAAATCAGGTACCCGTAACATCGAAGGTTACAATACGATGTTAAGCAATAAAGGTAACATTGATTTATTGCCTTACATTGTCGTGATTGTGGATGAGCTAGCGGATTTGATGATGGTCGCCGCCAGCGATGTCGAGGACGCGATTTGCCGGTTGGCCCAAATGGCCCGCGCAGCCGGGATCCATCTCATCATCGCCACACAGAGACCATCCGTAGATGTAATCACAGGTGTAATCAAAGCCAATATTCCTTCCAGAATCGCTTTTGGCGTCTCGTCCAATGTGGATTCGAGGACGATACTGGATATGGCGGGAGCTGAGAAACTGCTTGGACGAGGGGATATGTTGTATTTACCTATGGGAGCCTCCAAGCCGATACGAGTTCAAGGCGCATTCTTATCCGATCCTGAAGTAGAAGCTGTTGTAAACTTTTGCCGGGATCAAGAACAAGCCGAATACAAGGAAGATTTGGTGCCGGAGGTGGAGGATGTTCCTGAGAATGGGGATCAACCGCTGGATGAGTTGTTTGATCAGGCCGTCCAAATTATACTTGAAGCGAAGCAGGCATCCGTATCTTTATTGCAACGTCGCATGAGAATCGGATATACCCGCGCCGCGCGCCTGATTGACTCCATGGAAGCCAAAGGGGTTGTCGGTCCCTATGAAGGAAGTAAACCAAGAGAAGTGCTGATTTCTCTGGAACAATATCAACATAATCGAATTAGTTAA
- the sleB gene encoding spore cortex-lytic enzyme: protein MNSNQKVQQTFSKAEIRYGGAGKDVRELQYRLKYLGYFKGTVDGDFGFSTLQALKRFQSAFGMKADGVAGSKTKLKLYNATKNYKPTGADLGAAPEKQPASPENKSNGKMTASNHLGLSSNDIRIMANAVYGEARGEPYEGQVAVAAVILNRVKSPAFPNTAAAVIYQPGAFTAVADGQINLEPNKRAKQAVQDAMNGWDPTGGCLYYFNPVTATSKWIWTRPQVKTIGKHIFCM from the coding sequence ATGAATTCCAATCAGAAGGTTCAACAAACGTTCAGTAAAGCTGAAATCCGTTACGGGGGTGCGGGTAAGGATGTCAGGGAGTTGCAGTACCGATTGAAGTACTTAGGATATTTCAAAGGAACGGTAGACGGCGATTTCGGATTCTCGACACTGCAGGCCCTGAAGAGATTTCAAAGCGCATTCGGGATGAAAGCGGACGGGGTCGCGGGCTCCAAGACAAAGCTGAAGTTATATAACGCAACGAAGAATTATAAACCTACGGGTGCAGATCTGGGCGCGGCACCTGAGAAACAACCCGCAAGCCCCGAAAATAAATCCAATGGCAAAATGACCGCTTCAAACCATCTGGGGTTATCGAGCAATGACATCCGAATTATGGCGAACGCGGTTTACGGCGAGGCGCGGGGTGAACCCTACGAGGGGCAAGTAGCGGTTGCGGCGGTCATTCTGAATCGAGTGAAGTCCCCCGCATTCCCCAATACCGCGGCGGCGGTTATCTATCAACCGGGAGCGTTCACCGCTGTAGCGGACGGGCAGATCAATCTGGAGCCAAACAAACGCGCGAAACAAGCCGTGCAGGACGCCATGAACGGTTGGGATCCTACCGGAGGCTGCCTTTACTACTTTAATCCGGTAACAGCCACATCCAAGTGGATCTGGACGCGTCCCCAAGTGAAGACGATCGGCAAACATATATTTTGCATGTAA
- the yfmF gene encoding EF-P 5-aminopentanol modification-associated protein YfmF yields MTKPVFERTTVNQMRLHVLPTKQFKTFAVSVYIGHPLSEEKVTATALAPFVLRRGTQTYPETIQFRERLDDLYGAGFGFDIYKRGDNQIVQFRMDTIHDGFIKNESGSLLEQSLQFLGEAITNPLVENGAFRAKYVEAEKNTLKKRLESIVNDKIRYAAERCIEEMCKDEPYRLHPLGRIEDLDVITPQSLYEGYQAWLRTAPIDIYVAGDTTMEEVKSLVQAHFAIERGAVGAYDMKPSTQEAGEVNTVVEEMDVSQGKLNMGLRARTSYANENYPAALMYNGILGGYPHSKLFINVREKESLAYYAASRLDGHKGILTIQSGIEIANFEKATEIIKKQLDSMAEGEITELELSQTKAMISNSLREISDSAFEMIAFDYNSVLTGKERTTTELIEAVAKVDVEAIQSFAKDIQLDTIYFLRDQKGD; encoded by the coding sequence TTGACGAAGCCTGTGTTTGAAAGAACCACCGTAAATCAGATGAGATTACATGTACTGCCGACCAAACAATTTAAAACCTTTGCCGTTTCCGTATACATAGGGCATCCGTTATCCGAAGAGAAGGTGACCGCAACGGCTTTGGCGCCGTTCGTACTGAGAAGGGGAACACAAACGTACCCTGAAACCATTCAGTTCAGAGAGAGACTCGATGATCTGTACGGGGCCGGATTCGGATTCGATATTTACAAACGCGGGGACAATCAAATTGTGCAGTTCAGGATGGATACGATTCACGATGGTTTTATCAAAAATGAATCCGGTTCCCTGCTGGAGCAATCTCTGCAGTTTCTGGGAGAAGCGATTACAAACCCTCTGGTCGAGAACGGGGCTTTCCGGGCGAAGTATGTGGAAGCGGAAAAGAATACGTTAAAGAAACGACTAGAATCTATCGTAAACGACAAAATACGTTACGCCGCCGAACGCTGTATCGAGGAGATGTGCAAGGATGAACCTTACAGGTTACATCCCTTAGGCAGGATCGAGGATTTGGACGTCATCACACCGCAATCCTTGTACGAAGGATATCAAGCGTGGTTGAGAACGGCTCCGATTGATATTTATGTGGCTGGCGACACCACGATGGAAGAAGTGAAATCGCTGGTTCAGGCCCATTTTGCCATTGAGAGAGGAGCAGTAGGGGCTTATGATATGAAACCGTCCACACAAGAAGCGGGTGAAGTAAACACCGTTGTCGAAGAAATGGACGTCAGTCAAGGAAAGTTAAACATGGGTCTTCGGGCGCGTACAAGTTATGCCAATGAAAACTATCCTGCCGCCCTGATGTATAACGGAATCCTCGGCGGTTACCCGCATTCCAAGTTGTTTATTAATGTTCGCGAGAAAGAAAGTTTGGCCTACTATGCCGCCTCCAGACTGGATGGGCATAAAGGAATTCTTACGATTCAGTCAGGGATTGAAATCGCGAATTTCGAGAAAGCGACGGAAATTATCAAGAAGCAGCTGGATTCCATGGCGGAAGGTGAAATCACAGAGCTGGAATTGTCCCAAACCAAGGCGATGATCTCCAACTCCTTGCGTGAAATATCGGATTCCGCCTTCGAGATGATTGCATTCGATTACAACAGTGTACTTACCGGTAAAGAACGCACGACAACCGAATTAATTGAAGCTGTAGCTAAAGTGGACGTGGAAGCGATCCAATCGTTCGCCAAAGATATTCAGCTGGATACCATCTATTTCCTGCGGGACCAGAAGGGAGACTAA
- the yfmH gene encoding EF-P 5-aminopentanol modification-associated protein YfmH, translating to MEAITHDQLKETIYFEKLPNGLQVFVLPKEGFQKTYAAFSTRFGSIDNHFKVQGQEEQQVPDGIAHFLEHKMFEEPDGDVFAKFASNGASANAFTSFDRTVYLFSATESISENLETLINFVQNPYFTDDNVEKEKGIIGQEINMYKDNPDWRVYFGLIETMYRTHPVHIDIAGTVESIAQITKETLYDCYHTFYHPSNMSLFVVGGINAEEMMTLIRDNQASKSFEPQGPIDRIFAEEPNEVAQARKETILPVSLPKCLFGFKEAAPAVDGDELLRKELTMRLALDILFSPSAPLYQQLYDDNLISDGFGSEYNCSKDYAFSVIGGDTRSPEELMDRIRTELEPIVRNGVDEASFERSRRKKIGAFLRMMNSPEAIANEFTKFRFRNTDLFKVLPMYEAITLQEVNDSIKKHFDWNQFAASLVTSKVK from the coding sequence ATGGAAGCGATCACGCACGACCAACTGAAAGAGACCATATATTTTGAAAAGCTGCCTAACGGATTGCAAGTGTTTGTTTTACCTAAAGAAGGTTTCCAAAAAACGTACGCGGCCTTTTCTACACGTTTCGGTTCCATTGATAATCATTTCAAAGTGCAAGGGCAGGAGGAACAGCAAGTACCTGACGGGATTGCTCACTTTCTCGAGCACAAGATGTTCGAAGAACCGGACGGCGATGTATTCGCCAAATTCGCATCCAATGGGGCTTCGGCTAATGCGTTTACAAGCTTTGACCGCACAGTTTATCTGTTCTCCGCTACCGAAAGCATTTCGGAAAATCTTGAAACGTTAATCAACTTTGTGCAAAATCCTTACTTTACCGACGACAATGTGGAAAAAGAAAAAGGCATCATCGGTCAAGAAATTAACATGTACAAAGACAATCCGGATTGGAGAGTATACTTCGGGTTGATTGAAACGATGTATCGCACACATCCTGTGCATATTGATATTGCGGGAACAGTGGAGTCCATTGCCCAAATTACCAAAGAAACGCTTTATGACTGCTACCACACGTTCTACCATCCTAGCAACATGAGTCTGTTCGTAGTCGGAGGAATCAATGCGGAAGAGATGATGACTTTAATCCGGGATAATCAGGCATCGAAGTCGTTCGAACCTCAGGGGCCGATTGACCGGATTTTCGCGGAGGAACCGAACGAAGTAGCTCAAGCCCGGAAGGAAACGATCTTGCCTGTCTCCTTGCCTAAATGCCTATTCGGTTTTAAGGAAGCAGCGCCTGCTGTGGATGGAGATGAATTGTTGCGCAAAGAGTTGACGATGCGTCTGGCGTTGGATATTTTGTTTAGTCCCAGCGCGCCTCTATACCAACAGTTGTACGATGATAATCTCATTTCCGACGGATTCGGCAGTGAATATAATTGCAGCAAGGATTATGCGTTCTCGGTCATCGGCGGAGATACTCGCTCTCCGGAGGAATTGATGGACAGGATTCGAACAGAATTGGAACCGATCGTTCGGAACGGCGTCGATGAAGCATCATTCGAACGCAGCCGGCGCAAGAAAATTGGCGCATTCCTGCGTATGATGAATTCCCCCGAAGCGATTGCCAATGAGTTTACCAAGTTCCGGTTTCGTAATACAGATCTGTTCAAGGTGCTGCCGATGTACGAAGCGATTACGCTGCAAGAAGTAAACGACTCGATCAAGAAGCATTTTGACTGGAATCAGTTTGCGGCATCTCTTGTAACAAGCAAAGTTAAGTGA